Genomic segment of Kibdelosporangium phytohabitans:
GTCGTGCTGATGGACCTCCAGTTGGGCAGCGAGTCGGGTGTGGACGCGACCCGCGAGATCGTCCAGCACCTGCCCGCCACCCGCGTCCTGGTGCTGTCGGCCAGTGGCGCGCACAGCGACGTGCTCGAGGCCGTGAAGGCTGGGGCGTCGGGCTACCTGGTGAAATCCGCGTCGGCCGAGGAACTGGTGGACGCGGTGAGCCGCACCGCGCACGGCGACGCGGTGTTCACGGCGGGGCTGGCCGGGCTCGTGCTCGGCGAGTACCGCAGGATGGCCGCCGCGCCCGCGGAGGCGGAGGCCGCGCCGAAGCTCACCGACCGGGAGACCGAGGTGCTGCGGCTGGTGGCCAAGGGAATGACCGCTCGGCAGATCGCCGACCGGCTCGTGCTGTCGCACCGGACCGTGGAGAACCATGTCCAGTCAACGCTGCGCAAACTGCAGCTGCACAACCGGGTCGAGCTCGCGCGTTATGCGATTGAGCACGGGCTGGATGCCGAGTGACAGTAGGGTTTTCGTGTGACCGATCCCCGCGAACTCCGGGTGACCGACAGTGAACGTGAACACGTGGTCGGCTTGCTGCACAAGGCGTTGTCCCAGGCGCTGATCTCGCTCGACGAGTTCACCGCCCGCACCGGGAAGGCGCTGGCCGCGGTGACCAGATCCGAGCTGAACGGTGTCCTGATCGACATCCCGGGGCTGGTCCGCACGGACACCGTGCAGGAGCAGCGGCTCGAGCTGCACAGCGTGCTGTCGAAGGTGCGCCGCCGCGGGCAGTGGGATGTGCCGAGCGAACTGGTGGTGCGGTGCGACCAGAGCGCGTGCGACCTGGACTTCACCGTGGCGCGGATCCCCTACGAGGTGGTCCGGGTCGAGTTCGACGTGCGGGCCGCGCACGTGCGGGTGATGCTGCCGTTCGAATCGACCTTGGACGCGACCATGCTGCAGGTGCTCAACTGCCGCTACATCAACAAGGTGCGGCCGGGGCAGGTGCCGGGGCCGCGGTTCGACCTCAGCGGCAAGGTGCGCGGTGGCACCCTGACCATCACCCGGCCCGCGGCGCTGCGGCTCGGCTCGGTGCAGGTCCGGTTCCCGTTGAAGATCGACCGGATCGGCTAGCAGACCGCTAGGACAGCATCGCGTGCACGGTCGCGCGGGCGTCGGACGCCTTGTGCGACACGAGCGCGGCCCTCGCGACCTGGCGGTACGTGTCCTCGGTGTGTTTGGCGAGCGCGGCTCCGACTTTGCGGATCGCGCCCGCGTTCATGGAAAGACTGGTGATCCCGAGGCCGACGAGGACGCCGGCGAGGTTCGGGTCGGCCGCTGCCTCGCCGCACACGCCCACCGGTTTGCCCGCCGCGAGTCCTGCCTTGCCGATCATCCCGATCAGCCGCAGCAACGCGGGCTGCCACGGGTCGTTGAGCGCCGCGACCGCGCCGAGCTGGCGGTCCGCCGCGAGGGTGTACTGCGCGAGATCGTTCGTGCCGATGCTGACGAACTCCACGGCGCCGAAGATCTCGTCCGCGACCAGTGCCGCCGCCGGGACCTCGATCATCACGCCGGCCCGCTCGACACCGGCGGCGTGTGCGCGGTCGGCGAACCACGTTGCTTCTTCCACTGTCGCCACCATCGGTGCCATCACCGAAACTTCGGCGCCGGTCTCCGCCGCCGCGCCGACGATCGCGGCGAGCTGCCGGTCCAGGACGTCGACCCGCTCGCGTGAGACGCGGATGCCGCGCACACCCAGTGCCGGGTTGGGCTCCGGGTCCGGTGCGAGGAACGCCAACGGCTTGTCCGCTCCCGCGTCGAGCGTGCGGACGATGATCGGTTTCCCGTGAAACGGTGCCAGCACAGCGGCGTACGCGGCCTGCTGGTCCGCCACGCTCGGCTCGTCGGTCGCGTCGAGGTAGGAGAACTCGGTGCGGAACAAGCCGACGCCCTCCGCACCCGCTTCGACCGCGGCTCTCGCGTCCTTGGCGGATCCGACGTTCGCCAGCACCTTGACCCGCAGGCCGTCGGAGGTCGCGCCCGTGCCGTTCCAGTCCTCGGTCACGACGGCTTCCGCGGCGAACGGCGTGATCGGTTCGGCCGGCACCTCGATCGCACCGGTCGAGCCGTCGACGACCAACTGCGCGGGCCTCGCCGCGAGCACACCGCGAACCGCGACGACCGCCGGGATGCCCAGCGCCCGCGCCAGGATCGCGGTGTGGCTGGTCGGCCCGCCCTCCTCGGTGACCAGGGCGAGCACCTTCGCCGGGTCGAGCCCGGCCGTGTCGGCGGGCGCGAGGTCTTGCGCGACAAGCACACTCGGCTCACTCAGGTCGGGAACGCCCGGCGCCGAGACGCCCAGCAGATCGGCGACCACGCGATCGCGCACGTCCTCGATGTCGCGGACGCGCTCCGCCATGTACCCGCCCGCCGCACGCAACGCGTCGGCGAACCCGGCGGCGGCCTCGTAGACCGCACGCGCCGCAGGCAACTGCTTGGTGGTGACGAGTTGCTCGGCCTGGGTGACCAGGGTGGGGTCCGCGGCCATCATCGCCGTGGTCTCCAGCAGCTGTTTCGCCTCACCGCTCGCCGCTTGCGCACGCGCGTTCAGACCCGCCGCGACACGGTTCGCGGCCGGGGCGACCAGACCCGCTTCCGCCGCGGGGTCCGTCGGCGGCGGCCCTGCGGGCGGTTCACCCGCGGGCTGCGCAACGATGACCACCGGGCCTGCGGCCCGACCAGGACTTACGCCGACGCCACTGAGCATGGTCCGGACATTACCCGGCGATTTCGCCCGCCGTCGGATAGGAAGGCTGCGCTCCCTTACGAGTGACTGAGATGGCCGCCACCTTGACAGCGAGTTGTGCCGCGGTGACCAGATCGGAACCTTCGGCCAGCCGCGCGGCGAGCGCGCCGGTGAACGCGTCGCCCGCCCCGGTCGTGTCCACCGCTTCCACCTGCGGCGATTCGACCCGCTGGGTGCCGTTCGCGTCGATCACCAGTGCGCCACGGGCTCCCAGCGTGACCACGGCCGAGCGCGGCCCGAGGTCGAGCAGGCCCCGCGGATCCACGTCCGCACCGCCGAGCAACTGCGCTGCCTCGTGTTCGTTGACCACAACCGGGTCCAGCGCCGCAAGCGTTCCCGCCGACAACTCGGCCATTGGCGAAATGTTGACAACTGGGCGGATTCCGCGCTCCGCCGCAACCGAAACAGCGTGTTCCACTGTCGACACAGGCACTTCGAGCGACGCGACGAGCACACGCGCGTCGGCCAGGTCCACGTCGTCCTCAGTGAGCGCACTGTTGGCACCGGGCGAGACGAGGATGGAGTTCTCACCGTCCGGCGTGACGAATATGTATGCGACGCCGGTTGGCCGCTGACTGCGCCGAACGAGCGAAGTGTCCACACCGGCCGCGCGCAACGAGTCCAGCAACAACTCGCCGTTGGCGTCCTCGCCGACCGCACCGAGCAGAGCGACCCTGGCACCGAGCTTGGCGGCCGCGACCGCGGTGTTGGCCCCTTTGCCGCCCGGCAGCACCGAAGTGTCCGAACCGAGCACGGTCTCACCTGGCCCCGGCCGCCTTTGCACAGCGACTACCAGGTCGGCATTGGCCGAGCCAACCACGATAAGATCAAGTCCGAGATCAACTCCCACGGCGTCACCTAACCATGCATCGGCGTGCCGGTCATGCGCATCTGTTAACGATTGCGGGTCCCAGTGGATGGTTGATGCCACAATGTGAGTGACAGTCGTGTATACCCGTCGGTGACGGGAAAGACCCTCGCCGCGACCATCATCGCGGTGCTGGGGTTCAGTTCCGCCGAAAGGCGAAACTGGACTTCTGTGGTTGTCGGTGTCGATCGTGTAGCCCCCCGAGCGATCGGCACCGACAACAAACCCGTCGAACACTGGTCGATCGTGCAGCCCCGCGGCGCCAACCAGGGCGAATCGACACCGACAACAAACCCATCGAACACCGAGCGATCGCGCAGCCCCACCGCGCCAACCAGGGCGAATCGACACCCACAACAAACCCATCGAACACCGAGCGATCGTGCAGCCCCGCGGCGCCAACCAGGGCGAATCGACACCGACAACAAACCCATCGAACACTGGTCGATCGTGCAGCCCCGCGGCGCCAACCAGGGCGAATCGACACCGACAACAAACCCATCGAACACTGGTCGATCGTGCAGCCCCGCGGCGCCAACCAGGGCGAATCGGCACCGACAACAAACCCATCGAACACTGGTCGATCGTGTAGCCCCGCGGCGCCAACCAGGGCGAATCGGCACCGACAACAAACCCATCGAACACCGAGCGATCGTGTAGCCCCGCGGCGCCAACCAGGGCGAATCGGCACCCACAACAAACCCATCGAACACCGAGCGATCGCGTAGCCCCGCGGCGCCAACCAGGGCGAATCGGCACCCACAACAAACCCATCGAACACCGAGCGATCGCGTAGCCCCGCGGCGCCAACCAGGGCGATCGACACCGAACAACAAAACACTCACCGACGTTGAGCTTCTTCGTGCAATTTCACTCCGCAGGTGACTAAACCTTCTGCAGCTGGCGGGCGTCCGGGTCGCTGACCTCGCCCAAGTGAGCGCGCTGCTGGAGCTTGCGCAGGAACTTCGGGGCCCACCAAATCGTGTCACCCAGTAGTCGCATGATCGCGGGGACGAGGGTCATTCGCACGAAGGTCGCGTCCAGAATGAGAGCGACGATCATTCCCACGCCGACGAACCGCATCATCGAAAGCTCGGACAACGCGAACGCGCCCGTCACCACGATCAGCAGGAGGGCGGCCGCGCTGATCATCCGGCCTGTTCGGACGAGGCCGGTCTGGATGGCGTCCGGTGTGCTCATCCCGGAATGCCGCGCCTCGACCATCCTCGACAGCAGGAATGTCTCGTAGTCGGTGGACAGTCCGAACACGACCGCGCCGATCAGGACGAACATCCCGGCCTGCAACGGTTGCGGGGTTATCCCGAGCAGGTCGGCGCCGTGGCCGGACTGGAACACGAAGACCAGCACGCCGTAGGTCGCCGACAGGCTCAGCGCGCTCATCAGCACGGCCTTGATCGGCAGCAGGACCGAGCCGAACGCGAGGAACATCAGGACCAGCGTCGCACCGGCCAGTATCCCGACCATCAGCGGCGCGTTGTCCACAATGGACTTGTTGGCGTCGGTGACTTCGGCGGTCAGCCCACCGACCAGCACATGCGAACCGCCCGGCTGCGGCAACGCGCGCAGGCCGTCGACCGCCTGACGTGCGGCGTCACCGACAGCTTCGCCGTCGAGCTGGGCACGGATCAGCACCACGCCGTCCTGACCTGCCACGACAGCCGCCTGCCGCACGCCGGGGACTTCGTTCACCTGCGAGACGAACTGCTCCACGTCGGCGTTGCCACGCACGACGATCTCAGCGGTGTTGTTGCCCGCGGCGGGGAAGTTCCGGTTGATGGTCTCGACGGCTTGCCGGGTGGGGTCGTCGGCCGGCAGCTGCTTCTCGGTCACCGCGCCGAAGCTGACTCCGGAGAACGGCAGAGCCAGCACGACCAGCACGGCCAGGATGGGCAGCGCGAACAAGACCGGCTTGCGCATCACGGCACGCCCGAGGCGGGCGAGCCCGCGAGGGTCGCGGACTTGCTTGTCACGCCGCCACGGCAGCGACAGCTTGTCCACGCGCGGGCCGAGGATGCTGAGAAGCGCGGGGAGCAGAGTCAACGAGATCAGTGCCGCGATCGCGACCGCCGACATTCCGCCGTAGGCCATCGACCTGAGGAAATCGAGCGGGAAGACCAGCAGTCCGGCCAGTGCGATCACCAGCAGCGTTGCCGAGAACGCGATTGTGCGGCCCGCTGTGGCCACCATGCGGCGCACGGCTTCGCTGGTGCCGCGGCCGTCGGCAAGTTCTTCACGGAATCGGCCGACCGCGAACAAGCCGTAGTCGATGGCCAGGCCGAGGCCGAGCAGAGTCGCCACGTTGATGGCGAAGTTGTTCACGTCCACCGCGTACGACAACGCGTTCAGCACCCCGAGCGAGCCGAGGATCGCCAATCCGCCGACCAGTACCGGCAGCAATGCGGCCACGACGCTGCCGAAGATCAGCAACAACAGCACGAGCACGACCGGCAGGGAGATCGCCTCGGCCGTGGTCAGGTCGGACTTGGAGCGTTCGCTGATGGTGTGTTCCATCGCGGTGGTGCCCGCTACTCGGTCGCGCAGGCCGTCGACCGCGAAGCCGTCTTTGATCCGCTCGTAATTGGCGAGTCGCGCGTTCTCGTCGTTGCCCGTGAGGGTGATGGTCACAAGGCCGTATCGTTTTCCGGCGTCGGCAAGCGCGGGATTCTTCGTTTCCCAGTAGGAGACGCGCTGTTTGACGGCATCGGCGGGCAACGCGTTCAGCTTGCCGACCACGCGGGCGGCCACGGTCGGGTCGTCGACCGACTTGCCGTCGCCGGCGTCGTAGATCACCACGACATCGCTTTCCCGCTGGCCGAGGGTCTGCTCAGCGATCCGGCGCGCCTCGGCGGACTGGCTGGATTCGTCGTAGTAGCCGCCTTGTTTCATCCGGTCGAAAACACCGAGACCCCACAACCCACCGATCACCGCGAGGGCGACCACGGCGACGAGCACAGTCCAGCGGCGGCGGTGTGCGACCATTCCCCACCTGTTGAACACTTCTGCGCCCTCCCGTTTCGGTGGTGCACGACGGCCGCCGTGACTACCGTCTGCGTGAACGGGCCGAGCAACTCGGTAAACATCGTTCACTGACTCTGAGGCCCAGCGTACGGACGGTTAACGGTGTTTACAAGACGATGGAGTCAAGCATGAGCGAGCCCACACGGCGCGAGCGTGCCCGTGCGGCGACAGACCGCGAGATCCGCCAGCAGGCCCGCACCCTGCTGATCAACGAGGGTCCCGAGGCGGTCACCCTGCGCGCGATCGCCCGGCAGCTCGGGATCACCGCACCGGCCCTGTACCGCTACTACTCCTCACGCGAGGACCTGGTCCACCACGTCCGGATGGACATCTGCGCCGACCTGGCCGACGACCTCACCGCGGACCTCGCCGGGATCCCCGAGAGCGACACCGTGCAGCAGGTGCTGACCATCTGCCGCGGCTTCCGCCGCTGGGCACTGGCACACCCGCGTGAGTTCTCGATGGTCTTCGCCACGCCGCGGGGCGGGCCCGACGACCTGTCCGCCGATCCGTTCGGCCGGATCTTCCTGTCGGTCGCGGGTCAGGTGCTCATCGCCAAGCAGATCAGCCCGCCGCCGGACGACACCGTGCCGCCTGCCATGCGGCCCGACCTCGAGGCGTTCCGGGCCGACCTGCTGTCGACCATCGCGCAGACCGGCGTCGACGTGCCCGGCGACATCCTGAGCATCGGGACGACGTACATGATCCTGCAGTTCTGGGTGCGGCTGTACGGCCAGGTCGCGCTGGAGGTGTTCGGCCACTTCCCGATGCTGATCAGCAACACCGAGAACTTCTTCGAGGTCATGCTGGCCGACCTGGTCGCCGACGCGGGGCTGAACGTCGACTGAAGAATGGCGGCATGTCCCACGCAGAACGCCGCCGCCGGATCACCGAGGACGCCCCACTGGCCGATCCGGCCGAGGTCTGGACCGAGGACCCGGACCTGGCGCTCGACATGGCCGAGGTGGTCAACCACCTGCCGACGCTGCACCGCGGGCTCACCTCCGGTGTCGTCGACCTGCAGAAACGGGTGGCCGCGTCGTCGAGCCTGCCGCGGCTGGATCCCGGGCTCGTCGCCGGGGCCGTGCCGGATCTGCCGATGGACGTGCGGCGTGTGCTGTTCCGCCGGATCCGGTCCAAGCGGATGACGGCGTTGGCCGACGCACTGCTGCCGTCGGTCCACGAACACTGGGGCGCCGGGGAGAGCGCACGGTTGCTGCCGGTCTGCAGCCGTGTGGTTGTGCGGGAGTGGCTGCCGCGGCTGGACCACGCCGTGTCGATGGGTGCGATCGCCAAGCACCACCCGGAGTTCATGCTGGCCAAGGCGTTCGAGGAGTTGCCGGGTGCCGACCGCGCCGACTGGTGGTCGCGCCACCTCTGGGCTGTGGACGAGCTCATCCCGCACCACCCAGCCGAGGTGCTCGATCTGATCGAACGGTTCGGCCCGGCCACCTACACGCCGTTCTCCCAGGCCAAGTCCGTCTACCTGGCGAAAGTCGACGCCGGCCGGTTCATCCGGACCCTGGAGGACCGGACCTACCGGCTGAGCCGGCCCGCGTACCGCGTGTTGATCGAGGCCAACCCGCCTGAGCTGGTGTGGCTCGGCCGTCAGGACCCGTTGGCCGTGTTGCGCGTCCTGCCGCCGTCCCGGCGGGAAGCGTTCTGGGACGCCGTCAACGCGGACAAGGACATGAGCCACGCGGACCTCGACGACTCGACACTGCGCGCGTTGCCTCTCAGGCGCCGAGGTGACGAAGCACGGCGCATGCGTGCGATCGCGTTGACCAAGGGCGAGGAGCAGAAGGCCCGGAATCTCGCGCAGTTCCTGCCGTACGACGAAGCAGCCGAGATCCTGACCGAGCTGACGCGCGCGGGCGAGGCGATCGACCGGCAGTTGGGCTACGAGTTGCTGATCGCGTGCGCCGCCAAGGACTTCCGGCTGGAGGAGCTCCTGCCGTGGCTGGCCGACCGGCTCAAACGGGACCAGGATCCCGTGCGGCTCGCCGCTTTCCGCGCGTTGCTCGCCGCGAGTCCACGGGCGTTCGGCGAGGCGCGGGAACTGCCCCGGCTCGCCGCGGACGCGTTCGACGCACGTGACCTGTCATCGGATTCGACCGGCGTGTTGCTGCGGCTGTGCGTCAAGCTGCTGGCGCACAACGATTCGCCGGTCGCGCTCGGCGTCGTCGAAGCGATGGTCAAGCGGGACAGCTCGATCGGGTTCGGGCGACTGGACCAGCTGCTGCGACGCGGCCAGGAGCACGAGATCTACCGGGTGCTCAAGCCGGTCATCGACGAAAACGCCGGGTGGACCATCTACACCCCGGCGCTCAACCTCGTCGCGGCATTGGGCCGCCGCGCATGGGACATGCCCGATCTGCTGGAACCGCTGTGGGCGGCGATCGAGAACGACATCGACCACTACGCCAGGATCGCGATCGAGCACCTGCTCGCCGA
This window contains:
- a CDS encoding response regulator codes for the protein MTARTISVMVVDDHPMWRDGVARDLSERGFDVRATAGDAGAAVRIARTVTPDVVLMDLQLGSESGVDATREIVQHLPATRVLVLSASGAHSDVLEAVKAGASGYLVKSASAEELVDAVSRTAHGDAVFTAGLAGLVLGEYRRMAAAPAEAEAAPKLTDRETEVLRLVAKGMTARQIADRLVLSHRTVENHVQSTLRKLQLHNRVELARYAIEHGLDAE
- a CDS encoding DUF1707 SHOCT-like domain-containing protein, with the translated sequence MTDPRELRVTDSEREHVVGLLHKALSQALISLDEFTARTGKALAAVTRSELNGVLIDIPGLVRTDTVQEQRLELHSVLSKVRRRGQWDVPSELVVRCDQSACDLDFTVARIPYEVVRVEFDVRAAHVRVMLPFESTLDATMLQVLNCRYINKVRPGQVPGPRFDLSGKVRGGTLTITRPAALRLGSVQVRFPLKIDRIG
- the ptsP gene encoding phosphoenolpyruvate--protein phosphotransferase, which translates into the protein MLSGVGVSPGRAAGPVVIVAQPAGEPPAGPPPTDPAAEAGLVAPAANRVAAGLNARAQAASGEAKQLLETTAMMAADPTLVTQAEQLVTTKQLPAARAVYEAAAGFADALRAAGGYMAERVRDIEDVRDRVVADLLGVSAPGVPDLSEPSVLVAQDLAPADTAGLDPAKVLALVTEEGGPTSHTAILARALGIPAVVAVRGVLAARPAQLVVDGSTGAIEVPAEPITPFAAEAVVTEDWNGTGATSDGLRVKVLANVGSAKDARAAVEAGAEGVGLFRTEFSYLDATDEPSVADQQAAYAAVLAPFHGKPIIVRTLDAGADKPLAFLAPDPEPNPALGVRGIRVSRERVDVLDRQLAAIVGAAAETGAEVSVMAPMVATVEEATWFADRAHAAGVERAGVMIEVPAAALVADEIFGAVEFVSIGTNDLAQYTLAADRQLGAVAALNDPWQPALLRLIGMIGKAGLAAGKPVGVCGEAAADPNLAGVLVGLGITSLSMNAGAIRKVGAALAKHTEDTYRQVARAALVSHKASDARATVHAMLS
- a CDS encoding ribokinase, with the translated sequence MGVDLGLDLIVVGSANADLVVAVQRRPGPGETVLGSDTSVLPGGKGANTAVAAAKLGARVALLGAVGEDANGELLLDSLRAAGVDTSLVRRSQRPTGVAYIFVTPDGENSILVSPGANSALTEDDVDLADARVLVASLEVPVSTVEHAVSVAAERGIRPVVNISPMAELSAGTLAALDPVVVNEHEAAQLLGGADVDPRGLLDLGPRSAVVTLGARGALVIDANGTQRVESPQVEAVDTTGAGDAFTGALAARLAEGSDLVTAAQLAVKVAAISVTRKGAQPSYPTAGEIAG
- a CDS encoding MMPL family transporter, giving the protein MVAHRRRWTVLVAVVALAVIGGLWGLGVFDRMKQGGYYDESSQSAEARRIAEQTLGQRESDVVVIYDAGDGKSVDDPTVAARVVGKLNALPADAVKQRVSYWETKNPALADAGKRYGLVTITLTGNDENARLANYERIKDGFAVDGLRDRVAGTTAMEHTISERSKSDLTTAEAISLPVVLVLLLLIFGSVVAALLPVLVGGLAILGSLGVLNALSYAVDVNNFAINVATLLGLGLAIDYGLFAVGRFREELADGRGTSEAVRRMVATAGRTIAFSATLLVIALAGLLVFPLDFLRSMAYGGMSAVAIAALISLTLLPALLSILGPRVDKLSLPWRRDKQVRDPRGLARLGRAVMRKPVLFALPILAVLVVLALPFSGVSFGAVTEKQLPADDPTRQAVETINRNFPAAGNNTAEIVVRGNADVEQFVSQVNEVPGVRQAAVVAGQDGVVLIRAQLDGEAVGDAARQAVDGLRALPQPGGSHVLVGGLTAEVTDANKSIVDNAPLMVGILAGATLVLMFLAFGSVLLPIKAVLMSALSLSATYGVLVFVFQSGHGADLLGITPQPLQAGMFVLIGAVVFGLSTDYETFLLSRMVEARHSGMSTPDAIQTGLVRTGRMISAAALLLIVVTGAFALSELSMMRFVGVGMIVALILDATFVRMTLVPAIMRLLGDTIWWAPKFLRKLQQRAHLGEVSDPDARQLQKV
- a CDS encoding TetR/AcrR family transcriptional regulator — encoded protein: MSEPTRRERARAATDREIRQQARTLLINEGPEAVTLRAIARQLGITAPALYRYYSSREDLVHHVRMDICADLADDLTADLAGIPESDTVQQVLTICRGFRRWALAHPREFSMVFATPRGGPDDLSADPFGRIFLSVAGQVLIAKQISPPPDDTVPPAMRPDLEAFRADLLSTIAQTGVDVPGDILSIGTTYMILQFWVRLYGQVALEVFGHFPMLISNTENFFEVMLADLVADAGLNVD
- a CDS encoding HEAT repeat domain-containing protein, which codes for MSHAERRRRITEDAPLADPAEVWTEDPDLALDMAEVVNHLPTLHRGLTSGVVDLQKRVAASSSLPRLDPGLVAGAVPDLPMDVRRVLFRRIRSKRMTALADALLPSVHEHWGAGESARLLPVCSRVVVREWLPRLDHAVSMGAIAKHHPEFMLAKAFEELPGADRADWWSRHLWAVDELIPHHPAEVLDLIERFGPATYTPFSQAKSVYLAKVDAGRFIRTLEDRTYRLSRPAYRVLIEANPPELVWLGRQDPLAVLRVLPPSRREAFWDAVNADKDMSHADLDDSTLRALPLRRRGDEARRMRAIALTKGEEQKARNLAQFLPYDEAAEILTELTRAGEAIDRQLGYELLIACAAKDFRLEELLPWLADRLKRDQDPVRLAAFRALLAASPRAFGEARELPRLAADAFDARDLSSDSTGVLLRLCVKLLAHNDSPVALGVVEAMVKRDSSIGFGRLDQLLRRGQEHEIYRVLKPVIDENAGWTIYTPALNLVAALGRRAWDMPDLLEPLWAAIENDIDHYARIAIEHLLADPRTRGERTGRILGIDPSAVFLPKVLSVVESTRTDLLDVVFGDEPPQGRFAPGEVRRIPLGMRRTHRWLPGQRDRYAELLQAVADSDHSREFRAAAVRTLGTVRGHNAVRYLSAEDELVAQAAIAVLPSHPDPMEALRHLMDRALSGNRGQAELTATHTIRRCARRIPPSALGELLVIEGGPVTVRKELVRLVSDFRLPDAVGLLHRAWHMDNQHRDVRAAIAFQALSWLDDPRAWELLRAAVTGPREVATQTLRVQPYMVPVRHRTAIAGLIRQVTAGDDDRLRGEALQQLGNWVEWYPDALAVLGSAITDLGERAAWRNAVNGLVRNVVKPAAGDAVLGILRTLAGHIGPDAEPDRDRPALQRMRAVFDALDSMPFWKRIIPAFADTLVEALSGVEEVRRELVRLKFATIRFQSANPDDPVADFKAIDELVADRPVLASNAWRRPRPPHHWDIDAMLTAARSVRSGHLALRILAIGGPHFGWPESWRSLLRELRRHPDAEVRDAARHILTASE